One Canis lupus familiaris isolate Mischka breed German Shepherd chromosome 20, alternate assembly UU_Cfam_GSD_1.0, whole genome shotgun sequence genomic region harbors:
- the ZNF35 gene encoding zinc finger protein 35 isoform X2 — protein MLVGCLTDAGFSPLQLLYDLQLTAFLLTSKFTTRRNISPLEACLHCLPWFHVPYLGAETKNPQLLVPKTEICDEAEKPFIISGRIQKVNPQGPELGEACEKGNMIKRQRIKREKKGFRHMAVKDCHVPESFKVEEDQKCQQSGERYSLSSSSVKNQKSQPGQKPFTCSVCGKGFSQSANLVVHQRIHTGEKPFECHECGKAFIQSANLVVHQRIHTGQKPYVCSKCGKAFTQSSNLTVHQKIHSLEKTFKCSECEKAFSYSSQLARHQKVHITEKCYECNECGKTFTRSSNLIVHQRIHTGEKPFACNDCGKAFTQSANLIVHQRSHTGEKPYECKECGKAFSCFSHLIVHQRIHTAEKPYDCSECGKAFSQLSCLIVHQRIHSGDLPYVCNECGKAFTCSSYLLIHQRIHNGEKPYTCNECGKAFRQRSSLTVHQRTHTGEKPYECAKCGAAFISNSHLMRHHRTHLVE, from the exons ATGCTGGTGGGATGTCTTACAGATGCTGGATTCTCCCCCTTGCAGTTGCTGTATGACCTGCAGCTCACAGCTTTCCTGCTCACTTCTAAGTTCACCACCAGGAGGAATATCTCCCCTTTGGAGGCTTGCCTTCACTGCTTGCCCTGGTTTCATGTGCCTTATCTGG gTGCTGAAACCAAGAACCCACAGTTACTGGTTCCAAAAACTGAGATATGTGATGAAGCAGAAAAACCCTTCATAATATCAGGAAGAATCCAGAAAGTTAATCCTCAAGGACCTGAGTTAGGAGAAGCCTGTGAAAAAGGGAACATGATAAAGAGGCAAAGAattaagagggaaaagaaaggtttCAGACATATGGCAGTGAAGGACTGTCATGTACCTGAAAGCTTCAAAGTAGAGGAAGATCAGAAATGTCAGCAGTCTGGGGAAAGATATAGCCTTAGTTCTAGCTCtgttaaaaatcagaaaagcCAGCCTGGACAGAAACCTTTCACATGTAGTGTGTGTGGAAAAGGCTTTAGTCAGAGTGCAAACCTTGTAGTGCATCAGCGAatccacactggggagaaaccCTTCGAATGTCATGAGTGTGGAAAGGCCTTCATTCAGAGTGCAAACCTTGTCGTACATCAGCGAATCCACACTGGACAGAAACCATATGTATGTTCaaaatgtgggaaagccttcactCAGAGTTCAAATCTGACTGTACATCAAAAAATCCACTCCTTAGAAAAAACCTTTAAGTGCAGTGAATGTGAGAAAGCCTTCAGTTATAGCTCACAACTTGCTCGGCACCAGAAAGTCCACATTACAGAAAAATGCTATGAATGTAATGAGTGTGGGAAAACATTTACTCGGAGCTCAAACCTCATTGTCCACCAGAGGatccacactggggagaagcccTTTGCCTGTAATGATTGTGGCAAAGCCTTTACCCAGAGTGCAAATCTTATTGTACATCAACGAAGCCATACTGGTGAGAAGCCATATGAGTGTAAAGAGTGTGGAAAAGCCTTTAGTTGTTTTTCACACCTTATTGTGCACCAGAGAATTCACACTGCAGAGAAACCTTATGATTGCAGTGAGTGTGGAAAAGCCTTCAGTCAGCTATCTTGCCTTATTGTGCATCAGAGGATTCACAGTGGAGATCTTCCTTATGTGTGTAATgagtgtgggaaggccttcaCATGTAGCTCGTACCTGCTTattcatcagagaattcataatGGGGAAAAACCTTACACATGCAATGAGTGTGGCAAGGCCTTCCGGCAAAGGTCGAGCCTCACTGTGCACCAGAGAacccacactggggagaagcccTATGAGTGTGCCAAGTGTGGCGCGGCTTTCATTTCTAACTCACACCTCATGCGACACCACAGAACCCA